One Amycolatopsis thermophila DNA segment encodes these proteins:
- a CDS encoding FtsK/SpoIIIE domain-containing protein codes for MPKANEQKRRVVTALGTMREKLGMVLGAVHAGRQIAEADLARLQLEQQVVRAGIDAAAEDEELAAALRHPMMAGVRDKLTAQRAAFYTDAATVPARLRDLVARVASGPASLPPSAWLGRPGREPLSPPPLWRIGSSTMDESGPFPVMVPLLDDSHLAITSAVRTRQSIESLIEGLLLRVLSSMELGSVRIHLWDVAQLTAVLPNLYPLSRTSAVTLYDPDQLGVLLDELTGHIRRIHAQTMQAGHTSLRGLRDQLGQRVEPWRVVVLFGNGETWAAEPLRELKRIAGAALAAGISLITVDIPTILGGSFENIRMVDEHHAATSMTGPNLVVDLDPPIPSTEVSAAASRLADALIEKQGGPRSFRDLLPAELGQENSARELRAPVGFYEGDPVEVVIGDASPHALIGGPSGSGKTNFLYALLGSLAARYPPDELALYLLDFKEGVSFAGLAPGRRDASWLPHARLIGVNVNTDREFGLALLRFLADELRRRSAAAKEHEVTDLAGLRQQDPDGRWPRIVAVIDEFQYLFAGRDGVTNQATALLEDIARRGRAQGIHLILASQDIAGIDAFWGKPAVFEQCTLRIAMPKARRVLAETNNAAVAAPKWHAVINHDSGVAHGNQLAHVPDASSKDIFSSLQRELWDRYAQEHQRPRLFDGAHSPLLEHSAAFAALSPGGVPRALLGQSIDVADTACEVELTGAPGRNLAIMGTAIAEALSIMDAAARSLAKQYPRHEVEFLVACMVDRCAPAVGELADGLEADGHRVVRLSDVELGEHMAKLAEEPPEHARILLLYGVDGALPILEQKSPGQLKSGLDHFRVVLKQGPGKGIHTIGWWRSTARLKDTLGFAGTDDIGAWAALDVQGAELSQFAAGQVVHWSPRPGRALFFDRSTHVSPEVMIPFDRPEHQS; via the coding sequence ATGCCGAAGGCCAACGAGCAGAAGCGCCGGGTCGTGACGGCCCTGGGCACCATGCGCGAGAAGCTCGGCATGGTGCTGGGCGCCGTGCACGCCGGGCGCCAGATCGCCGAGGCCGACCTGGCCCGGCTCCAGCTGGAACAGCAGGTCGTGCGCGCCGGCATCGACGCCGCGGCCGAGGACGAGGAACTCGCCGCCGCGCTGCGGCACCCGATGATGGCCGGGGTGCGGGACAAGCTCACCGCCCAGCGCGCCGCGTTCTACACCGACGCGGCCACCGTGCCCGCCCGGCTGCGGGACCTCGTCGCGCGCGTCGCGTCCGGGCCGGCGAGCCTGCCGCCGAGCGCGTGGTTGGGCCGTCCGGGCCGGGAACCGCTTTCACCACCGCCGCTGTGGCGCATCGGCTCGTCCACAATGGACGAGTCCGGCCCGTTCCCGGTGATGGTGCCGCTGCTGGACGACTCGCACCTGGCCATCACCTCGGCCGTCCGCACCCGGCAGTCGATCGAATCGCTCATCGAAGGCCTGCTGCTGCGCGTGCTCAGCTCGATGGAGCTGGGCTCGGTGCGCATCCACCTGTGGGACGTCGCGCAGCTGACCGCCGTGCTGCCGAACCTGTACCCGCTGTCCCGCACCTCCGCGGTCACGCTCTACGACCCCGACCAGCTGGGCGTCCTGCTCGACGAGCTGACCGGGCACATCCGGCGCATCCACGCGCAGACCATGCAGGCCGGCCACACGTCGCTGCGTGGTCTGCGCGACCAGCTCGGGCAGCGCGTCGAGCCGTGGCGCGTCGTGGTGCTGTTCGGCAACGGCGAGACCTGGGCGGCGGAACCACTGCGGGAGCTCAAACGCATCGCCGGCGCCGCGCTGGCCGCCGGGATCTCGCTGATCACCGTGGACATCCCCACGATCCTGGGCGGCTCGTTCGAGAACATCCGCATGGTCGACGAGCACCACGCGGCCACCAGCATGACCGGGCCCAACCTCGTCGTCGACCTGGACCCGCCGATCCCGTCGACCGAGGTCAGCGCCGCCGCGAGCCGCCTGGCCGACGCGCTGATCGAGAAGCAGGGCGGCCCGCGCTCGTTCCGCGACCTGCTGCCGGCCGAGCTGGGCCAGGAGAACTCCGCGCGCGAGCTGCGGGCACCGGTCGGGTTCTACGAGGGCGACCCGGTCGAGGTCGTGATCGGCGACGCGAGCCCACACGCGCTGATCGGCGGGCCGAGCGGCTCGGGCAAGACGAACTTCCTCTACGCCCTGCTCGGCAGCCTCGCCGCGCGCTACCCACCCGACGAGCTCGCGCTGTACCTGCTGGACTTCAAGGAGGGCGTGTCCTTCGCCGGGCTGGCGCCGGGCCGCCGCGACGCGAGCTGGCTCCCGCACGCCCGGCTGATCGGGGTCAACGTCAACACCGACCGCGAGTTCGGCCTGGCGCTGCTGCGGTTCCTCGCCGACGAGCTGCGCCGCCGCTCGGCCGCGGCGAAGGAGCACGAGGTCACCGACCTGGCCGGGCTGCGCCAGCAGGACCCGGACGGGCGCTGGCCGCGGATCGTGGCGGTGATCGACGAGTTCCAGTACCTGTTCGCGGGTCGCGACGGCGTCACCAACCAGGCGACCGCACTGCTCGAGGACATCGCCCGGCGTGGCCGGGCCCAGGGCATCCACCTGATCCTGGCCAGCCAGGACATCGCGGGCATCGACGCGTTCTGGGGCAAGCCGGCCGTGTTCGAGCAGTGCACGCTGCGCATCGCGATGCCGAAGGCGCGACGCGTGCTCGCCGAGACCAACAACGCGGCCGTCGCCGCGCCGAAGTGGCACGCGGTGATCAACCACGATTCCGGTGTCGCGCACGGCAACCAGCTCGCGCACGTGCCGGACGCGAGCAGCAAGGACATCTTCTCGTCGCTGCAGCGCGAACTGTGGGACCGCTACGCGCAGGAGCACCAGCGGCCACGGCTGTTCGACGGCGCGCACTCGCCGTTGCTGGAGCACTCGGCGGCGTTCGCCGCGCTCAGCCCGGGCGGGGTGCCGCGCGCGCTGCTGGGCCAGTCGATCGACGTCGCCGACACCGCGTGCGAGGTCGAGCTGACCGGCGCGCCGGGCCGCAACCTCGCGATCATGGGCACCGCGATCGCCGAGGCACTGTCCATCATGGACGCCGCGGCGCGGTCGCTGGCGAAGCAGTACCCGCGGCACGAGGTCGAGTTCCTGGTGGCGTGCATGGTCGACCGGTGCGCGCCCGCGGTCGGTGAGCTGGCCGACGGACTCGAGGCGGACGGGCACCGCGTCGTGCGGCTCAGTGATGTCGAGCTCGGTGAGCACATGGCCAAGCTGGCCGAGGAGCCGCCCGAGCACGCGCGGATCCTGCTGCTCTACGGCGTCGACGGAGCGTTGCCGATCCTGGAGCAGAAATCACCCGGCCAGCTGAAGAGCGGGCTCGACCACTTCCGGGTGGTTCTCAAGCAGGGCCCCGGCAAGGGAATTCACACGATCGGCTGGTGGCGGAGCACGGCCCGGCTGAAGGACACACTCGGGTTCGCCGGCACCGACGACATCGGGGCGTGGGCCGCGCTCGACGTGCAGGGCGCGGAGCTGAGCCAGTTCGCGGCCGGGCAGGTCGTGCACTGGTCGCCGCGGCCGGGGCGGGCGCTGTTCTTCGACCGCAGCACGCACGTCTCGCCCGAGGTGATGATCCCCTTCGACCGACCGGAGCACCAGTCGTGA
- a CDS encoding YbaB/EbfC family nucleoid-associated protein, with protein sequence MNRELTKKSEGVGERPVARQRQAAQQVTTAQDDWGLVEVGVSASGEVLEVAINAALFEHVKPSDLAEAMLQAARAAQRRAKQLHR encoded by the coding sequence GTGAACCGCGAGCTGACCAAGAAGTCCGAGGGTGTCGGCGAACGTCCGGTCGCCCGGCAGCGCCAGGCCGCGCAGCAGGTGACCACCGCCCAGGACGACTGGGGGCTGGTCGAGGTCGGGGTGTCCGCCAGCGGCGAGGTCCTCGAGGTCGCCATCAACGCCGCCCTGTTCGAGCACGTCAAGCCGTCGGACCTGGCGGAGGCGATGCTGCAGGCGGCCCGCGCCGCCCAGCGCCGCGCGAAGCAACTGCACCGCTGA
- a CDS encoding endonuclease/exonuclease/phosphatase family protein, with protein sequence MTTTRRIGVLAAAALAGLTVAAAPASAAAADVLIAEVYGGGGNSGATLTGDFIELAGAAATTLDGWSVQYLPGSPSASSKWQVTPLTGSVAAGGRYLIAEATGSGGTVALPAADAAGSIAMSATSGTVALVHGTNPLTCLTAAGCLADPAVHDLVGFGSATVREGSPAPAPGNTSSVSRQTLTDTDDNAADFATGAPTPVNTKGETSGGDAGGTPAAIHDIQGSTRRSPLAGKKVTGVTGVVTALRTFGSARGFWMTDPRPDADPRTSEGVLVFTGSTTPAVAVGDAVTVSGTVTEYYPDSPTNSIYQSTTEITGPQWTVTSTGNPLPAATAITPTTVPGALAPQAGGNIEGLPLEPAEYSLDFWEAHEGEVVSVQDVRVVGPSTDYNEVYVTTKPDENRTGRGDAVYTGYDEPNTGILKIESLIPFAQRPFPQADTGDTLTGLTSGPIEYDSFGGYTLQAGVLGEVEDGGIEPETTRTQSPGELAVATYNVENLSAVDDQAKFDQLANGIVDNLAAPDIVTLEEIQDNNGAAAEGDGVVAADRTLQRFTDAIVAAGGPRYEWRQIDPRDMTDGGEPGGNIRVGFLFNPRRVSFVDRPGGDATTGVSVVQERGKPHLSVSPGRIDPGNAAWQSSRKPLAGEFVFHGHTVFVIANHFNSKGGDQPAHGRYQPPARSSEVQRGQQAQVLRSFVDQLLAADRFADVIVAGDLNDYQFSPALRTLTAGGALTDQIGRLPEDERYSYVYEGNSQVLDHILTSPALRRVDYDVVHINAEFAVQASDHDPQIIRYRPAL encoded by the coding sequence GTGACGACCACTCGAAGAATCGGCGTGCTCGCCGCCGCCGCGCTGGCCGGGCTGACCGTCGCTGCGGCACCCGCGTCGGCGGCCGCCGCGGACGTCCTGATCGCCGAGGTCTACGGCGGCGGTGGCAACAGCGGCGCGACGCTGACCGGTGACTTCATCGAACTGGCCGGCGCCGCGGCCACGACCCTCGACGGCTGGAGCGTGCAGTACCTGCCCGGCTCGCCCAGCGCGTCGAGCAAGTGGCAGGTGACCCCGCTGACCGGCTCGGTCGCCGCGGGCGGCCGCTATCTGATCGCGGAAGCCACCGGATCGGGTGGCACCGTCGCGTTGCCGGCCGCGGACGCGGCCGGGTCGATCGCGATGTCCGCGACCTCCGGCACCGTCGCCCTGGTCCACGGCACCAACCCCCTGACGTGCCTCACCGCGGCCGGCTGCCTCGCCGACCCCGCCGTGCACGACCTCGTCGGCTTCGGCTCGGCGACCGTCCGCGAAGGCAGCCCCGCCCCCGCGCCGGGCAACACCAGCTCCGTGTCCCGGCAGACCCTGACCGACACCGACGACAACGCCGCTGATTTCGCCACCGGCGCCCCTACCCCGGTCAACACCAAGGGCGAGACCTCCGGCGGTGACGCGGGCGGAACCCCGGCCGCGATCCACGACATCCAGGGCAGCACCCGCCGCTCGCCGCTGGCCGGCAAGAAGGTCACCGGCGTGACTGGCGTCGTCACCGCGCTGCGCACGTTCGGCTCCGCCCGCGGGTTCTGGATGACCGACCCGCGGCCCGACGCCGACCCGCGCACCAGCGAGGGCGTGCTGGTGTTCACCGGCTCGACCACGCCCGCGGTGGCCGTCGGCGACGCGGTCACGGTGTCCGGCACCGTCACCGAGTACTACCCGGACAGCCCCACGAACTCGATCTACCAGTCCACCACCGAGATCACCGGTCCGCAGTGGACTGTCACGTCGACCGGCAACCCGCTGCCCGCCGCCACCGCGATCACGCCGACGACCGTGCCCGGTGCGCTCGCGCCCCAGGCCGGCGGCAACATCGAGGGCCTGCCGCTGGAGCCGGCCGAGTACTCGCTGGACTTCTGGGAGGCGCACGAGGGCGAGGTGGTCAGCGTCCAGGACGTCCGCGTCGTGGGCCCGTCCACCGACTACAACGAGGTGTACGTGACCACCAAACCGGACGAGAACCGCACCGGCCGCGGCGACGCGGTCTACACCGGCTACGACGAGCCGAACACCGGCATCCTCAAGATCGAGTCGCTGATCCCGTTCGCGCAGCGCCCGTTCCCGCAGGCCGACACGGGCGACACGCTCACCGGCCTGACCTCCGGGCCGATCGAGTACGACAGCTTCGGCGGCTACACCCTCCAGGCCGGCGTGCTGGGCGAGGTCGAGGACGGCGGCATCGAGCCGGAGACCACGCGCACGCAGTCGCCGGGCGAACTGGCGGTCGCGACCTACAACGTCGAGAACCTGTCCGCTGTGGACGACCAGGCCAAGTTCGACCAGCTGGCGAACGGCATCGTGGACAACCTCGCCGCGCCGGACATCGTGACCCTGGAGGAGATCCAGGACAACAACGGCGCCGCGGCCGAGGGCGACGGTGTGGTGGCCGCGGACCGGACGCTCCAGCGGTTCACCGACGCCATCGTCGCCGCGGGCGGGCCCAGGTACGAGTGGCGGCAGATCGACCCGCGGGACATGACCGACGGCGGCGAGCCGGGCGGCAACATCCGCGTCGGGTTCCTGTTCAACCCGCGCCGGGTGTCCTTCGTGGACCGCCCGGGCGGTGACGCGACGACCGGCGTGTCCGTGGTGCAGGAGCGCGGCAAGCCGCACCTGTCGGTGTCGCCGGGCCGGATCGACCCGGGCAACGCCGCGTGGCAGAGCAGCCGGAAGCCGCTGGCCGGCGAGTTCGTCTTCCACGGCCACACCGTGTTCGTGATCGCCAACCACTTCAACTCCAAGGGCGGCGACCAGCCCGCGCACGGCCGCTACCAGCCGCCGGCCCGGAGTTCGGAGGTGCAGCGCGGGCAGCAGGCGCAGGTGCTGCGCTCGTTCGTCGACCAGCTGCTGGCCGCCGACCGGTTCGCGGACGTCATCGTGGCCGGCGACCTGAACGACTACCAGTTCTCGCCCGCGCTGCGGACGCTCACCGCGGGCGGTGCGCTGACCGACCAGATCGGCCGGCTGCCGGAGGACGAGCGGTACAGCTACGTCTACGAGGGCAACTCGCAGGTGCTCGACCACATCCTGACCTCGCCGGCGCTGCGGCGGGTCGACTACGACGTGGTCCACATCAACGCCGAGTTCGCCGTGCAGGCCAGCGACCACGACCCGCAGATCATCCGTTACCGGCCGGCCCTCTGA